TCGGTCGCGACGGCGCCCGAGACGCCCGCGACGGCGCGGACGGCGACCGCCGGCCGCGACTGCCCGGCGAAGGCCAGCGACCCGTGATGCCGCCGCGCGAGCATCGCGTGCCGCCGCGCTGGTGGATCGTCGGCGGCCTCGCACTCATCGTGGTCGGCGTCGTGGGGCTGGCGATCATGATGGCGACGAGCATGGCGCTGCCCGCGACGTTCGTCGTGCTCATGGTGCTCGTGCCCGTCGGCATCGGGGTCGTGCTGCGCGGCATCGCGCTCGAGCGCCGCGCAGGCGGTCCCCCATCCCCGACCACGCCATCGGAGACGCCGCGCGATTGACCCGCATGTGGGTGGTCGACGGCATCCTCGGACCACTCGAGAGGGGTGGATGCGGTGCGCGAATCACACGGTTGTAAGCCCCCTTCGGCGTGTCGCGAAATCCGTCTCCACAGGTGTGGAGAGCGGTCTCCACAGGCCACTTCCGCGCCACCACTGGGCAGGAATCCCGACCGGTGGAGAAGCGTTGGATCAGATGTGGAGAAACGCCGCATCTAGTGCCGCATGAATGTCGGTGGCCCTACATATAGTGGGTGCTCCCGGCTCCGGGACCGACGGTCCCACGCACCGAGCACGTACCACCCCCACCGCGAGAGAAGGATCGAAATGGCTGTCACCGTCTACTCCAAGCCGGCATGCGTGCAGTGCACCGCGACGAAGCGCGCCCTCGACGCGCAGGGCGTCGAGTACGAGCTCTTCGACGTGTCGGTCGACGACAAGGCCCTCCAGACGGTCAAGGACCTCGGCTACATGCAGGCCCCCGTCGTGATCGCCGACGGCGACCACTGGTCGGGCTTCCGCCCCGACAAGATCCAGGCGCTCTCGGCCTGACGCCCCTCCCAGGCACCAGCACCGCAGCGAGCGCCCGACCCATGCTCCTCGAAGCCCCCGTCGTCGCCCCCGAGATCGTCTACTTCTCGTCGATCTCCGGCAACACGGCGCGCTTCGTGTCGAAGCTGGGTCGGCCCGCTGCGCGCATCCCCCTCCACGCGAGCGAGCCTGCGCTCGAGGTCGCGCATCCGTACGTGCTCATCACCCCCACCTACGGGGAGCACGGGCGCGGATCCGTGCCGAAGCAGGTCATCCGCTTCCTGAACGACGAGGGCAACCGTGCGCTCATCCGCGGCGTGGTCGCGGGTGGCAACACCAACTTCGGGTCCGACTTCTGCATCGCCGGCGACATCATCGCCGCGAAGTGCGACGTGCCCTACCTGCATCGATTCGAGGTCTTCGGGACTCCCGACGACGTCACCACGCTCAACAAGAGATTGGACGACCTGTGGCAACTGTGACCACCGAGCAGTCCGCAGCGGGCACCCACTCGCCGCAGATGGACTACCAC
The sequence above is a segment of the Agrococcus jejuensis genome. Coding sequences within it:
- the nrdH gene encoding glutaredoxin-like protein NrdH, with product MAVTVYSKPACVQCTATKRALDAQGVEYELFDVSVDDKALQTVKDLGYMQAPVVIADGDHWSGFRPDKIQALSA
- the nrdI gene encoding class Ib ribonucleoside-diphosphate reductase assembly flavoprotein NrdI, which produces MLLEAPVVAPEIVYFSSISGNTARFVSKLGRPAARIPLHASEPALEVAHPYVLITPTYGEHGRGSVPKQVIRFLNDEGNRALIRGVVAGGNTNFGSDFCIAGDIIAAKCDVPYLHRFEVFGTPDDVTTLNKRLDDLWQL
- a CDS encoding SdpI family protein, which produces MSSLGRDGARDARDGADGDRRPRLPGEGQRPVMPPREHRVPPRWWIVGGLALIVVGVVGLAIMMATSMALPATFVVLMVLVPVGIGVVLRGIALERRAGGPPSPTTPSETPRD